From Methylobacterium radiodurans, a single genomic window includes:
- a CDS encoding PAS domain S-box protein → MAAWPGPIRTIVQTLLLSPVPMVAAWGREGILVYNQGYAEVCGPRHPRALGGQLLEIWPEARAFNAHVIESGLAGRPLSFHAQELEHWRLGRPEKVWMDLEYTPILDEGGTPMGVLGSVIDITARVLGERRMAASESRLRFLDRLAQATADARDADAVLSTTTRLVAEHLGLSNCAYADMDPDGDGFTIRGNWHAPDAPSILGHYSLAAFGRLAVGELNAGRPLVINDNLAEIALHEAKTFQDIGIAATICMPLVKDGRLAALMAIHHAQPHHWTEEELGLIREVTERCWAHIERVGAEARLRESETRFRAMADDAPVMTWMTDASGACIYLNRRWYEFTGQTEAEGLGLGWLDAAHPDDRERSEQVFLTANAGREPFRLEYRLRRKDGAYRWALDAASPRTGAHGEHLGYFGSVIDIDERREAEARLRTLTNVVPAFVWFASPDGRLHFLNDRWCAYTGLTLEQSLPDGWTDAVHPDDRARTAAIWSDARERGVTYEIEVRYRRHDGAYRWYVARAEPLRDPGGVITTWFGTSTDIHDRKGVEERLRELNETLESRVAERTSELLTAEEALRQSQKMEAVGQLTGGVAHDFNNLLTIIRSSVDFLRRPELPEARKARYLDAVSDTVDRAAKLTGQLLAFARRQTLAPQVFNIGEKLRAVADLLDTVTGARIQVVAEIPDSLCFVRADLSQFDTALVNMAVNARDAMDGEGALTLRLTCGGALPPIRDHAGSTQPFAAIALIDTGTGIAPEMLERIFEPFFTTKEVGRGTGLGLSQVFGFAKQSGGDIAVSSVVGEGTTFTLYLPQVAAEALDREEAVEATVSPVGMGQRVLVVEDNVEVGTFATQILEDLGYETTWAATAEEALDRLGSEGADFDVVFSDVVMPGMGGLALAREMRRRMPHIPVLLASGYSHVLAQDDQHGFKLVHKPYSAEQLGRLLRQVASRRPERSERYT, encoded by the coding sequence ATGGCAGCCTGGCCGGGGCCCATCCGCACCATCGTCCAGACGCTCCTGCTCTCGCCCGTACCGATGGTCGCGGCATGGGGGCGCGAGGGCATCCTCGTCTACAATCAGGGATACGCCGAGGTCTGCGGGCCGCGTCACCCGCGTGCCCTAGGCGGACAACTGCTGGAGATCTGGCCGGAGGCACGTGCCTTCAACGCCCACGTCATCGAGAGCGGCCTCGCTGGTCGGCCCCTCAGCTTTCACGCGCAGGAACTCGAACACTGGCGGCTGGGCCGTCCCGAGAAGGTCTGGATGGATCTGGAGTACACGCCCATCCTCGACGAGGGCGGCACGCCGATGGGCGTGCTCGGCAGCGTGATCGACATCACCGCGCGTGTGCTGGGCGAGCGTCGCATGGCCGCCAGCGAGAGCCGCCTGCGCTTCCTCGACCGCCTCGCCCAGGCTACCGCGGACGCCCGCGACGCCGACGCCGTGCTATCCACCACCACGCGGCTCGTCGCTGAGCACCTGGGCCTGTCCAACTGCGCCTACGCCGACATGGACCCGGACGGCGACGGCTTCACCATCCGCGGCAACTGGCACGCCCCGGACGCGCCCTCGATCCTGGGTCACTACAGCCTCGCGGCATTCGGCAGACTCGCGGTCGGGGAGCTCAACGCCGGGCGTCCACTCGTCATCAACGACAACCTCGCCGAGATCGCGCTGCACGAGGCGAAGACGTTCCAGGACATCGGTATCGCCGCCACCATCTGCATGCCGCTGGTCAAGGACGGACGCCTCGCGGCGCTGATGGCCATCCACCACGCGCAGCCGCATCACTGGACGGAAGAGGAGCTCGGGCTGATCCGCGAGGTGACGGAACGCTGCTGGGCGCATATCGAGCGCGTCGGCGCCGAAGCGCGGCTGCGCGAGAGCGAGACCCGGTTCCGTGCCATGGCCGACGATGCGCCGGTGATGACCTGGATGACGGACGCCTCGGGCGCCTGCATTTACCTCAACCGCCGCTGGTACGAGTTCACCGGTCAGACGGAGGCCGAGGGGCTCGGCCTCGGCTGGCTCGATGCCGCCCACCCGGACGACCGCGAACGCTCTGAGCAGGTCTTCCTGACGGCGAACGCGGGGCGGGAGCCATTCCGCTTGGAGTACCGCCTGCGCCGAAAGGACGGGGCCTACCGTTGGGCGCTCGATGCCGCCTCCCCGCGGACCGGCGCGCACGGCGAGCACCTGGGCTACTTCGGCTCGGTCATCGACATCGACGAGCGCCGTGAGGCCGAGGCACGGCTGCGCACTCTGACCAACGTGGTACCTGCCTTCGTCTGGTTCGCCTCGCCCGACGGCCGCCTGCACTTCCTGAACGATCGCTGGTGCGCCTATACGGGCTTGACCCTGGAACAATCGCTGCCGGACGGCTGGACCGACGCGGTCCACCCCGACGACCGCGCCCGCACGGCCGCGATCTGGTCGGACGCACGCGAGCGCGGCGTGACCTACGAGATCGAGGTGCGCTATCGCCGGCATGACGGTGCCTACCGGTGGTACGTGGCCCGGGCCGAGCCGCTACGGGATCCCGGCGGCGTGATCACCACGTGGTTCGGGACCTCGACCGACATCCATGACCGCAAGGGCGTTGAGGAGCGTCTGCGCGAGCTGAACGAGACCTTGGAGAGCCGTGTCGCGGAACGGACCTCCGAACTTCTCACGGCCGAGGAGGCGTTGCGCCAGTCGCAGAAGATGGAGGCGGTGGGCCAGCTCACGGGCGGCGTGGCGCACGACTTCAACAACCTGCTCACCATCATCCGTTCCTCGGTCGATTTCCTGCGCCGGCCCGAGTTGCCCGAGGCGCGCAAGGCCCGCTACCTCGACGCGGTCTCCGACACCGTCGACCGAGCCGCCAAGCTCACCGGCCAGCTCCTCGCCTTCGCGCGCCGGCAGACCCTGGCCCCCCAGGTCTTCAACATCGGCGAGAAGCTGCGGGCTGTGGCGGACCTCCTCGACACGGTGACCGGCGCCCGCATCCAGGTCGTCGCGGAGATCCCCGACAGTCTCTGCTTCGTGCGTGCTGACCTGAGCCAGTTCGACACGGCGCTGGTGAACATGGCGGTCAACGCCCGAGACGCCATGGACGGCGAGGGCGCGCTCACCCTTCGGTTGACCTGCGGGGGAGCGCTCCCGCCGATCCGCGACCACGCCGGGAGTACCCAGCCCTTCGCCGCCATCGCGCTCATCGACACAGGGACCGGCATCGCTCCCGAGATGCTTGAACGCATCTTCGAGCCGTTCTTCACCACGAAGGAGGTCGGCCGCGGCACGGGGCTCGGCCTGAGCCAAGTGTTCGGGTTCGCCAAGCAGTCAGGCGGCGACATCGCCGTTTCCAGCGTCGTCGGCGAGGGCACGACCTTCACGCTCTACCTGCCCCAGGTGGCGGCCGAGGCCCTGGATCGGGAAGAAGCGGTCGAGGCCACGGTGTCTCCGGTCGGCATGGGGCAGCGGGTGCTGGTGGTGGAGGACAACGTCGAGGTCGGCACCTTCGCCACCCAGATCCTGGAGGACCTCGGCTACGAGACCACCTGGGCGGCCACAGCCGAGGAGGCGCTTGACCGACTGGGAAGCGAAGGGGCGGATTTCGACGTCGTGTTCTCAGACGTGGTGATGCCGGGCATGGGGGGGCTCGCCCTCGCGAGGGAGATGCGGCGGCGTATGCCCCACATCCCCGTGCTCCTGGCCTCCGGCTACAGCCATGTGCTCGCACAGGACGACCAGCACGGGTTCAAGCTGGTGCACAAACCCTATTCGGCCGAGCAACTCGGGCGCCTCCTGCGGCAAGTCGCGTCCCGCAGGCCCGAAAGGTCGGAACGCTACACTTGA
- a CDS encoding LysR substrate-binding domain-containing protein produces the protein MRYPDLEIDLLRAFVAVAETGSFTAAADVVHRSQSAVSQKVLRLEEILGRRVFDRTSRTLGLTPDGERLLTAARQMLEFNDRIMRTWREPPASGTLRLGVSEDFIPGQLPKLLARFGRLYPDLHIDLMTGLSCNLLEAYDGNRLDAVIVKRGGAGGRGRVIWREPLVWLASADYQLDFTRPARLVMLAPPCSYREMMIAALDSVRRDWVAACTASSLMGVQAAVAGGLGVTLLGRSFVQEGMQILRAPELWPALPMTEVTVLGEDRAPDLVQPLIAFLSQSLAGHDALTLAA, from the coding sequence ATGCGTTACCCAGATCTGGAGATTGATCTTCTGCGCGCCTTCGTGGCAGTCGCCGAGACCGGCAGCTTCACCGCTGCCGCGGATGTGGTGCATCGCTCGCAATCCGCGGTGAGCCAGAAGGTGCTGCGCCTTGAGGAGATCCTAGGACGGCGTGTCTTCGACCGAACCAGCCGCACCCTCGGCCTGACGCCCGACGGCGAGCGCCTGCTGACGGCGGCGCGCCAGATGCTGGAGTTCAACGACCGGATCATGCGCACGTGGCGCGAGCCACCCGCCAGCGGCACGCTGCGCCTTGGCGTGTCGGAGGATTTCATCCCCGGCCAGCTGCCGAAGCTACTCGCCCGGTTCGGCCGGCTCTATCCGGACCTGCACATCGACTTGATGACGGGCCTGAGCTGCAACCTCTTGGAAGCCTATGACGGGAATCGCCTCGATGCGGTGATAGTGAAGCGCGGCGGCGCGGGCGGCCGGGGGCGCGTGATCTGGCGCGAGCCACTCGTCTGGCTGGCCTCCGCTGACTACCAGCTCGACTTCACCCGGCCGGCGCGCCTCGTCATGCTGGCGCCGCCCTGCAGCTACCGCGAGATGATGATCGCCGCGCTCGATTCGGTGCGGCGGGACTGGGTCGCGGCCTGCACCGCCAGCAGCCTGATGGGCGTTCAGGCCGCGGTGGCAGGCGGCCTTGGCGTAACGCTGCTCGGCCGCTCGTTCGTGCAGGAGGGGATGCAGATCCTGCGGGCGCCGGAGCTCTGGCCGGCTCTTCCGATGACCGAGGTGACGGTCCTGGGTGAGGACCGGGCACCTGACCTCGTCCAGCCGCTGATCGCCTTCTTGAGCCAGAGCCTGGCCGGCCACGACGCGCTCACGCTTGCGGCCTGA
- a CDS encoding L,D-transpeptidase has protein sequence MAERGSAPSFRSGGVLPRFIALAYLAPIALAASGCVAVEARRTVITPQPNAAFTAMYGAQPNERFALPATNIRAVDPRYFRQEVAYPRSEPPGTLVVDPGNKFLYLVRENGRALRYGVGVGRAGLAWSGSARVGRKAEWPRWTPTADMIAREPERNAPWRNGMAGGLGNPLGPRALYLFDGPRDTLYRIHGTTEPRTIGTDVSSGCIRMFNQDIIDLYGRVPVETRVVVLPASEHVEPLEERSIASALPAARS, from the coding sequence ATGGCCGAGCGCGGGTCTGCCCCAAGCTTCAGATCAGGCGGCGTTCTGCCGAGGTTTATAGCGCTCGCCTACCTCGCCCCGATCGCGTTGGCCGCGAGCGGCTGCGTGGCGGTTGAGGCGAGACGCACAGTCATCACACCGCAGCCGAACGCGGCTTTCACTGCCATGTATGGAGCTCAGCCAAACGAGCGCTTTGCCCTGCCGGCCACCAACATCCGCGCTGTCGATCCGCGCTACTTCCGACAGGAGGTCGCCTATCCGCGTTCCGAGCCGCCGGGCACACTCGTCGTCGATCCGGGCAACAAGTTCCTCTACCTCGTCCGCGAGAACGGCCGAGCGCTGCGCTACGGCGTCGGCGTTGGCCGGGCGGGTCTAGCCTGGAGCGGGTCCGCGCGGGTGGGACGTAAGGCAGAATGGCCGCGCTGGACCCCCACTGCTGACATGATAGCCCGTGAGCCGGAGCGCAACGCGCCCTGGCGCAACGGCATGGCCGGCGGCCTCGGCAACCCGCTCGGGCCGCGCGCCCTTTATCTCTTCGACGGCCCGCGCGACACGCTCTATCGCATCCACGGCACAACCGAACCCCGAACCATCGGAACCGACGTCTCCTCAGGCTGCATCCGGATGTTCAACCAGGACATCATCGATCTCTACGGTCGTGTTCCAGTCGAGACGCGAGTCGTCGTCTTGCCAGCGAGCGAGCATGTCGAGCCGCTCGAAGAACGGAGCATCGCATCCGCACTCCCTGCCGCTCGTAGTTGA
- a CDS encoding zinc-binding alcohol dehydrogenase family protein, with protein MKAVGFYKSLPIENDEALVDLDVPVPSPGPHDLLVRIQAVSVNPVDTKVRARVTPAPGQPHILGYDAAGVVEAVGAAVARFRPGDAVFYAGDLSRPGTNAELHCVDERIVGHRPGSLSPAEAAAMPLTAITAWEALFDRLDLRRPVPGAASAILIVGGAGGVGSIATQLARQLTDLTVITTASRPETVAWSRALGAHHVIDHGVPLGAEVAALGLGAPGFVFSTTNTDRHLAEIAGLIAPQGRFALIDDPASLDVLPFKRKSVSTHWEFMFTRSMFATADIAEQGRLLDEVARLVDAGTLKTTFAESFGAISAANLRRAHALIESGRAKGKIVLEGWG; from the coding sequence ATGAAGGCCGTCGGCTTCTACAAGTCCCTGCCCATCGAGAACGACGAGGCCCTGGTCGATCTCGACGTCCCGGTGCCGAGCCCGGGCCCGCACGACCTGCTCGTTCGCATCCAGGCCGTCTCGGTCAACCCGGTTGATACCAAAGTCCGCGCCCGTGTGACGCCCGCGCCAGGACAGCCGCACATTCTTGGCTACGACGCCGCCGGCGTAGTCGAGGCGGTCGGCGCTGCGGTCGCGCGCTTCCGTCCGGGCGACGCGGTATTCTACGCGGGCGATCTCAGCCGGCCAGGCACGAACGCGGAACTGCACTGCGTCGATGAGCGGATCGTCGGGCATAGGCCGGGCTCGCTCAGCCCTGCCGAGGCCGCCGCAATGCCCCTGACCGCGATCACGGCCTGGGAAGCGCTGTTCGACCGGCTCGACCTGCGCAGGCCCGTGCCCGGCGCGGCGAGCGCGATCCTGATCGTAGGCGGAGCTGGCGGCGTCGGTTCGATCGCGACCCAGCTCGCTCGCCAGCTCACCGACCTGACCGTGATCACCACCGCCTCGCGGCCCGAGACGGTGGCCTGGAGCCGGGCCCTCGGCGCCCACCACGTGATTGATCACGGCGTGCCGCTCGGGGCCGAGGTCGCCGCGCTCGGGCTCGGCGCCCCGGGCTTCGTCTTCTCGACGACCAACACCGACCGGCACCTTGCCGAGATCGCCGGCCTGATCGCCCCGCAGGGTCGGTTCGCGCTCATAGATGATCCGGCGAGCCTCGACGTGCTGCCATTCAAGCGTAAGAGCGTGTCGACGCACTGGGAGTTCATGTTCACGCGCTCGATGTTCGCCACCGCCGACATCGCCGAGCAGGGCCGGCTCCTCGACGAAGTCGCGCGTCTGGTGGACGCCGGCACGCTGAAGACCACCTTCGCGGAGAGCTTCGGCGCGATCTCGGCGGCCAACCTGCGCCGGGCCCACGCCCTGATCGAGAGCGGGCGCGCCAAGGGCAAGATCGTGCTGGAAGGCTGGGGCTGA
- a CDS encoding DUF1003 domain-containing protein, which produces MPRQDKQKPLPARATYPPPEPGGLAPALMRNIRTLQERRSAAERAASMQERVAEAITRFTGSMTFVCLHVMLFGFWTLVNSGLLPILPKWDESFVILGTSASVEAIFLSTFVLISQNRMAAAADKRADLDLHISLLAEHEVTKLVAMVSAITEHLGIETEADPEVGELRQDVAPDAVLDEIERNGGS; this is translated from the coding sequence ATGCCAAGGCAAGACAAGCAGAAGCCCCTGCCTGCACGAGCGACCTATCCACCCCCTGAGCCGGGAGGGCTGGCGCCAGCCCTCATGCGCAACATCCGGACGTTGCAGGAGCGCCGGAGTGCCGCGGAACGGGCTGCCTCGATGCAGGAGCGCGTGGCCGAGGCGATCACGCGGTTTACCGGCAGCATGACCTTCGTCTGCCTGCACGTCATGCTCTTCGGCTTCTGGACCCTCGTGAACTCTGGTCTGTTGCCGATCCTGCCGAAGTGGGACGAGTCTTTCGTGATCCTGGGCACCTCGGCGTCTGTCGAGGCGATTTTCCTCTCGACGTTCGTGCTGATCAGCCAGAACCGCATGGCCGCTGCTGCCGACAAGCGTGCTGACCTCGATCTGCATATCAGCCTCCTGGCCGAGCACGAGGTGACGAAGCTTGTCGCGATGGTGTCGGCGATCACGGAGCACCTCGGCATCGAGACCGAAGCTGATCCCGAAGTCGGCGAACTCAGACAGGATGTTGCACCTGACGCTGTTCTCGACGAGATCGAACGGAACGGCGGCTCTTGA
- a CDS encoding putative quinol monooxygenase codes for MSEHVHLIARLIAREGQEAALAQAVAAIVPAVLEEPGCLAYTAHESCERPGTIVMYEIWESQAALDGHAGGASFCALAARFDELLRKPLAIETLRRLA; via the coding sequence GTGTCCGAACACGTGCATCTGATTGCTCGTCTGATTGCCCGCGAGGGGCAGGAGGCGGCGCTGGCGCAGGCCGTGGCGGCGATCGTGCCCGCCGTGCTGGAGGAGCCCGGCTGCCTCGCTTACACTGCCCACGAGAGCTGCGAGCGGCCCGGTACGATCGTGATGTACGAGATCTGGGAAAGCCAAGCCGCTCTCGATGGCCACGCTGGCGGAGCGAGTTTCTGTGCGCTCGCCGCTCGTTTCGACGAGCTCCTGCGCAAGCCGCTCGCCATCGAAACTCTGCGTAGGCTCGCCTGA
- a CDS encoding cupin domain-containing protein, giving the protein MSDTRKTGRFDLWTIAAALPASAEMLLVDTYLTDRAAASARVFRVYRPTPPHYHATCDEYLYVLSGRGTFWMGEPATEAAFGPGELLFFERGTVHAMPTLCEEPVVFLSVDTPRREPTDIVFLNPADGSPTTFMARNAPTR; this is encoded by the coding sequence ATGTCGGACACGCGCAAGACCGGTCGCTTCGATCTGTGGACGATCGCGGCAGCGCTCCCCGCCTCGGCGGAGATGCTGCTCGTCGACACCTACCTGACGGACCGCGCAGCCGCGAGCGCGCGGGTCTTCCGGGTCTACAGGCCGACGCCACCGCATTACCACGCCACCTGCGACGAGTACCTCTACGTGCTGTCCGGCCGCGGTACGTTCTGGATGGGGGAGCCCGCGACGGAGGCGGCGTTCGGCCCGGGCGAGCTGCTATTCTTCGAGCGCGGCACCGTGCACGCGATGCCGACGCTCTGCGAGGAACCTGTCGTCTTCCTCTCCGTCGACACGCCGCGCCGCGAGCCCACCGACATCGTCTTCCTGAACCCCGCGGACGGCTCTCCCACGACCTTCATGGCTCGCAACGCGCCGACGCGCTGA
- a CDS encoding DMT family transporter, translating to MLLLGGAILLWGANWPVMKLGLGHVTPLWLSASRFAAGAACLFAWQALRGEARRPQSADLPVLASVGLLQMMLFTALGAVAMTHLPAGRSAILSYTTPVWVLPAAVLLFGERVRRRHWAGIGLTGLGVVILLNPSAIDWQDNRVAGANAMLVAASAAWAVCILHLRYGRASSSALQLAPWQMLLAALVLAPLAYAIEGPFTGDGTGALWACLAFIGPVATAFCFCAVNAASARLPASAMSTLTLAVPVTGLGLSTLTLHERPGLDLILGAGAIVLGVAAAAAPSRRSLP from the coding sequence ATGCTCCTCCTCGGCGGCGCGATCCTGCTCTGGGGCGCCAACTGGCCGGTGATGAAGCTCGGGCTCGGGCACGTCACGCCCCTCTGGCTCTCCGCCTCGCGTTTCGCCGCTGGCGCGGCCTGCCTGTTTGCGTGGCAGGCGTTGCGCGGCGAGGCGCGGCGGCCGCAGAGCGCGGATCTGCCCGTCCTCGCCTCCGTCGGACTACTTCAGATGATGCTGTTCACCGCGCTCGGCGCGGTGGCGATGACGCACCTGCCGGCGGGCCGCTCGGCGATCCTGAGCTACACCACTCCGGTCTGGGTGCTTCCGGCAGCGGTCCTGCTGTTCGGAGAGCGCGTCAGGCGGCGGCATTGGGCCGGAATCGGCCTCACCGGCCTCGGCGTCGTCATCCTGCTCAATCCGAGTGCGATCGACTGGCAGGACAACCGCGTGGCCGGCGCCAACGCGATGCTGGTGGCGGCCTCGGCGGCCTGGGCCGTGTGCATCCTGCACCTGCGTTACGGCCGCGCGTCCTCTTCGGCGCTTCAGTTGGCGCCCTGGCAGATGCTGCTCGCCGCGCTCGTGCTGGCGCCGCTTGCCTACGCGATCGAGGGGCCGTTCACCGGTGACGGGACGGGGGCGCTTTGGGCCTGCCTCGCCTTCATTGGTCCGGTTGCTACCGCCTTCTGCTTCTGCGCCGTCAACGCGGCGAGCGCCCGGCTCCCAGCAAGTGCGATGTCGACCCTGACGCTGGCGGTGCCGGTTACCGGGCTCGGTCTCTCGACGCTGACTTTGCACGAACGTCCAGGCCTCGACCTCATCCTGGGCGCCGGCGCGATCGTGTTGGGTGTCGCGGCGGCCGCTGCCCCCTCCCGCCGTTCACTTCCATGA